A genome region from Euphorbia lathyris chromosome 4, ddEupLath1.1, whole genome shotgun sequence includes the following:
- the LOC136226223 gene encoding putative receptor-like protein kinase At3g47110 produces the protein MRNQSSSMFIFIFLTYISLSCSSEFKNETDRQALVAFKDAIIKDPNGVLNSWNSSVNHCQWEGIWCSKKHPGRVAILDLKSQGLAGHVSAAVGNLSFLRVLSLENNSFYGEIPPEIGKLFRLSLLYLNNNSFQGEFPTNLTSCINLMEIQLHVNNLSGKIPVRIGSLVNLNALILGSNNFDGMIPPSLENISSLVVLHLGGARFEGSIPEELGNLRLLQTLVLHRNRLTGRIPSTIFNLSSLVSLSTGGNGLEGNLPDSIGNTLPNLQEIYMRHNMFTGSIPVSLSNCSNLQKIDLLNNSFSGRVPNELGRLVNLTWINLTANKLGGNGGNDLVFISHLSNCTKLRYLLVGANFLEGSFPDSIANLSSTIEYIQLGDNDIYGNIPAGIGNLVNLNGLELQYMMLEGEIPSTISNLRNLFELRLNRNKFTGQIPSTFDNLTVLYHLDLSINMLTGKIPSSLGKSSRLLRLYLSENNLSGDIPASLFSLPSAIYVNLSHNSLTGSVPAEVGSLKLVEDLDVSNNELSGRVPSTLGSCISLVKLLMGANRFEGRIPESLSSLRGLDELNLSSNNLSGIIPEYLGRFQFLQILDLSFNDFEGRVPELGIFRNASAISLSGNSKVCGGIRELNFPACTVPDTKKRGVSVFLKVIIPLVVVAALLFIAVLYMFCYRRNRRNDLKQMPFVAISNDLFIRISYQDLFRATTGFSETNLVGIGSYGSVYRGFLEQTQSFIAVKVFNLNRGGAAKSFLSECKALSNIRHRNLLKILSICSSLDYKGNDFRAIIYTLMPKGSLENWLHPAKVELHSTTLNLTRRLSIIIDVASALEYLHCHCNPPIVHGDLKPSNVLLDDDMVACVGDFGLAKVLSSVSSNTQNDQSNSTIRGSIGYVAPEYGMGEGASIHGDIYSFGILILEMFTARRPTDSMFEDDVNLHNFTRMALPEQVMTIVDPQLLPDEDMQECLVSVLNIGLSCSMEIPKDRMLIRNVVNELSLISEEALSRKESLKLANRSRKSYEFEESV, from the exons ATGAGAAATCAAAGTTCTTCCatgttcatcttcatcttcctgaCATACATCAGCTTAAGTTGTTCATCAGAATTCAAAAATGAAACAGACAGACAAGCTTTGGTTGCCTTTAAGGATGCAATAATTAAGGATCCTAACGGAGTTCTAAACTCCTGGAATAGTTCAGTTAATCATTGCCAATGGGAAGGAATATGGTGCAGCAAGAAACATCCCGGCCGGGTAGCGATTCTGGACCTGAAATCCCAAGGGTTAGCAGGTCATGTCTCGGCCGCGGTAGGAAATCTCAGCTTTCTCAGAGTTCTTTCTCTCGAAAACAACAGTTTCTACGGCGAAATCCCACCGGAAATCGGGAAGTTGTTTCGTTTAAGCTTACTTTACTTGAACAACAATTCCTTCCAGGGAGAATTTCCAACAAATCTGACTAGTTGTATAAACCTCATGGAGATTCAGCTACATGTTAACAACCTCTCCGGTAAAATCCCTGTCCGGATTGGTTCTCTCGTGAATCTCAATGCTCTAATTCTAGGTTCTAACAACTTCGATGGAATGATACCGCCTTCTTTAGAGAACATTTCATCACTTGTTGTGCTCCATCTCGGAGGAGCAAGGTTTGAAGGAAGTATTCCTGAAGAACTTGGGAACCTCAGGTTATTGCAGACTCTTGTTCTTCACCGCAATCGTTTGACAGGGCGAATTCCTTCTACGATTTTTAATCTTTCGAGCCTTGTTTCTCTATCGACAGGAGGAAATGGGCTCGAGGGGAATCTACCGGACAGCATTGGCAACACTTTGCCTAACCTTCAGGAAATTTATATGAGGCATAACATGTTCACAGGTTCCATTCCTGTTTCGTTGTCAAACTGTTCGAATCTTCAGAAAATCGACCTTCTGAATAATAGTTTTAGCGGACGGGTGCCTAACGAGTTAGGAAGGTTAGTAAATCTTACATGGATAAATCTTACTGCTAATAAACTTGGAGGAAATGGTGGGAATGATTTGGTGTTCATATCTCATTTATCTAACTGCACAAAATTACGATACTTGCTTGTAGGAGCGAATTTTCTCGAAGGGTCTTTCCCGGATTCTATAGCCAATCTGTCCTCGACAATCGAATATATACAGCTAGGAGATAATGATATATATGGAAACATTCCTGCAGGAATAGGAAACCTTGTAAATTTGAATGGTTTGGAGCTGCAGTATATGATGTTGGAAGGCGAAATTCCGTCTACAATCAGCAATCTTCGGAATCTGTTCGAACTACGCCTCAACAGAAACAAGTTTACAGGACAGATTCCGTCAACATTCGATAATCTTACAGTTCTGTATCATCTTGATTTATCTATCAATATGCTGACAGGAAAGATACCTTCTAGTCTCGGAAAGTCTTCACGGTTGCTGAGACTATATCTTTCTGAAAATAACCTCAGTGGTGATATACCCGCGTCGTTGTTCAGCCTTCCTTCCGCTATATACGTTAATCTATCTCATAATTCCTTGACGGGTTCCGTTCCAGCAGAAGTAGGCAGCTTGAAACTAGTTGAAGATTTAGATGTTTCTAACAATGAACTgtctggaagagttccaagcactCTTGGCTCTTGCATTAGCTTGGTGAAACTGCTTATGGGCGCTAATCGTTTCGAAGGAAGAATCCCCGAGTCGTTGAGTTCTTTAAGAGGATTAGATGAGCTCAATCTCTCGTCTAATAACTTGTCCGGTATCATACCAGAATATCTTGGCAGGTTTCAATTTCTGCAAATTTTAGATCTCTCTTTCAATGACTTTGAAGGTAGAGTTCCAGAACTTGGCATTTTCCGAAATGCTAGTGCCATTTCTCTTTCCGGTAACAGCAAGGTCTGTGGTGGAATTCGAGAACTGAATTTTCCAGCATGCACTGTACCGGACACCAAGAAGAGGGGAGTTTCAGTTTTTCTGAAAGTGATAATTCCATTAGTTGTTGTTGCTGCACTCTTGTTCATAGCTGTTCTCTATATGTTCTGCTACAGGCGAAACAGGCGAAACGACTTGAAACAAATGCCTTTTGTTGCAATATCCAATGATCTGTTCATCAGAATTTCTTACCAGGATCTTTTTCGAGCTACTACTGGTTTTTCAGAAACCAATTTAGTTGGTATTGGAAGTTACGGGTCAGTTTATAGAGGATTTCTCGAACAAACTCAATCTTTCATTGCAGTGAAGGTTTTCAATCTTAATCGCGGAGGAGCTGCAAAGAGTTTTCTCTCTGAATGCAAAGCTTTAAGCAACATTCGCCACCGAAATCTCCTGAAGATACTAAGCATCTGTTCAAGTTTGGATTATAAAGGCAATGACTTCAGGGCTATAATCTATACACTCATGCCAAAAGGAAGCTTAGAAAATTGGTTACATCCTGCAAAAGTTGAACTTCACTCAACAACTTTGAATCTAACCCGGAGATTAAGCATCATTATCGATGTTGCTTCTGCTCTCGAGTATCTTCACTGCCATTGCAACCCACCAATTGTTCACGGCGATCTAAAACCCAGCAACGTTCTTTTGGACGATGATATGGTTGCTTGTGTGGGTGATTTCGGCCTTGCGAAAGTTCTGTCTAGTGTTTCTAGTAACACACAAAATGATCAATCTAACTCTACCATAAGGGGGTCTATCGGATACGTTGCACCAG AGTATGGTATGGGAGAGGGAGCATCGATTCACGGAGACATATACAGCTTCGGAATACTAATTTTGGAGATGTTTACTGCGAGGAGACCGACGGATAGCATGTTTGAAGATGATGTGAACCTGCATAACTTCACCAGAATGGCACTGCCGGAACAAGTAATGACCATTGTTGATCCCCAACTACTTCCAGATGAAGATATGCAAGAGTGCTTGGTCTCTGTGCTCAACATCGGACTTTCGTGTTCAATGGAAATACCGAAAGATCGGATGCTGATAAGAAATGTTGTGAATGAATTGAGTCTGATAAGTGAAGAAGCATTAAGCAGAAAAGAATCTTTAAAGCTGGCGAACCGAAGTCGAAAATCATATGAGTTTGAAGAATCTGTATAG